A genomic segment from Sorangium aterium encodes:
- the asd gene encoding archaetidylserine decarboxylase (Phosphatidylserine decarboxylase is synthesized as a single chain precursor. Generation of the pyruvoyl active site from a Ser is coupled to cleavage of a Gly-Ser bond between the larger (beta) and smaller (alpha chains). It is an integral membrane protein.) — translation MVKLYARAYRVDMDAAEVLTSPYESFDAFFTRKLREGMRPVCSDPGAITSPADGRVEALGPVTDGGRLTIKGQPYRVEDLVGDPAEATRYDGGQFAIVYLSPRDYHRVHSPVAGQVSLIRSMPGELFPVNAIGERHVPGLFARNRRVAIVIDTERQGRVTVVMVGAMIVGRITVSAVDARDVPLGLHTISPALPVAAGEEIGKFHLGSTAVMFVERGVAPPWSRAPGPILYGEPLGGGDQR, via the coding sequence GTGGTGAAGCTCTACGCGCGCGCGTACCGCGTCGACATGGACGCCGCCGAGGTGCTGACGAGCCCTTACGAGAGCTTCGACGCGTTCTTCACGCGCAAGCTCCGCGAGGGGATGCGCCCTGTCTGCTCCGATCCCGGAGCCATCACCAGCCCTGCCGACGGACGGGTCGAAGCGCTCGGCCCCGTGACCGACGGCGGTCGGCTGACCATCAAGGGGCAGCCCTACCGCGTGGAAGACCTCGTGGGCGACCCCGCGGAAGCCACGCGTTATGACGGCGGGCAGTTCGCGATCGTCTACCTGTCGCCCCGCGACTACCACCGGGTCCATTCGCCCGTCGCCGGGCAGGTGAGCCTCATCCGCTCGATGCCGGGGGAGCTGTTCCCGGTGAACGCGATCGGCGAGCGCCACGTCCCGGGCCTCTTCGCGCGCAACCGGCGCGTCGCGATCGTGATCGACACGGAGCGCCAGGGCCGCGTTACGGTGGTGATGGTGGGCGCGATGATCGTCGGACGGATCACGGTGAGCGCCGTCGACGCGCGCGACGTGCCGCTCGGCCTGCACACGATCTCGCCGGCCCTCCCGGTCGCGGCCGGCGAGGAGATCGGCAAGTTCCACCTCGGATCCACCGCGGTCATGTTCGTGGAGCGAGGGGTAGCGCCCCCCTGGAGCAGGGCTCCTGGGCCGATCCTCTACGGCGAGCCGCTGGGCGGAGGGGACCAGCGATGA
- a CDS encoding MBL fold metallo-hydrolase, with protein MEIKFWGVRGSIASPGPETAAVGGNTSCVEVRCGSSRIILDAGTGVRKLGDALLREGPVEATVLLSHLHWDHIQGLPFFVPAYLPSSRLSIVGSAHGIGSLREVLSTQMAAPSFPVRMDELGAQIAVREARPGEAFDVGEVHVRIAKLNHPGGVLAYRVEHEGRSVVYATDTEHYACVDPALRALADGADVLIYDAQYTPEEYRGDGGRSKVGWGHSTYVAGAEIARACGARKLVLFHHDPQRTDAGVAEIERLSRELFPASVAAREGLCIHVEALARAA; from the coding sequence ATGGAGATCAAGTTCTGGGGAGTTCGCGGGAGCATCGCTTCGCCTGGGCCGGAGACGGCTGCGGTGGGCGGAAACACAAGTTGCGTGGAGGTTCGCTGCGGCTCGTCGCGGATCATCCTCGATGCAGGGACGGGCGTGCGCAAGCTCGGAGATGCCCTGCTCCGGGAGGGGCCGGTCGAGGCAACGGTGCTGCTGTCGCACCTGCACTGGGACCACATCCAGGGCCTGCCGTTCTTCGTGCCGGCGTACCTGCCGAGCTCGCGGCTGTCGATCGTGGGCAGCGCGCACGGGATCGGGAGCCTCCGCGAGGTGCTCTCGACGCAGATGGCCGCGCCGAGCTTCCCCGTCCGCATGGACGAGCTCGGAGCGCAGATCGCCGTGCGGGAGGCGCGGCCGGGCGAGGCGTTCGACGTGGGCGAGGTCCACGTGCGGATCGCCAAGCTCAACCACCCGGGCGGCGTCCTCGCCTACCGCGTCGAGCACGAGGGCCGCAGCGTCGTCTACGCGACCGACACCGAGCACTACGCCTGCGTCGATCCGGCGCTGCGCGCGCTCGCGGACGGCGCCGACGTGCTCATCTATGACGCGCAGTACACCCCGGAGGAGTACCGCGGCGACGGCGGGCGCTCGAAGGTCGGGTGGGGGCACTCGACGTACGTCGCGGGCGCGGAGATCGCGCGGGCGTGCGGCGCGCGGAAGCTCGTCCTGTTCCACCACGACCCGCAGCGGACGGACGCCGGCGTCGCGGAGATCGAGCGCCTCTCCCGCGAGCTCTTCCCTGCCTCGGTCGCCGCGCGCGAGGGGCTCTGCATCCACGTCGAGGCCCTCGCCCGGGCCGCGTGA
- a CDS encoding sigma-54-dependent Fis family transcriptional regulator, translated as MLDTAPLSMSRLSLLVDLASLLAREVDFDALLGTACERLAKALRADRATIWLVDAERGDLVTRVALLPELPSLRQPLERGIAGHVATTGQVVRVDDASRDPRFDPSADRATGYTTRSMLVAPIREDGAAPVRGVVQLLNRAGAPFDDEDQRYLVALATQLARALSLTTLRAAEGGGPGVVLQGPFNRIVGRSERLAAVYEKVQLAAQTDATVLLRGETGTGKSLFARAIHVNSRRQTKPFVTVDCTTLPAQLVESELFGHERGAFTGADRRVPGKVELAEGGTLFLDELGDLPLDIQGKLLRFLQDRSFERVGGRQSLRADVRVVCATHCDLESAVAEGRFRKDLYYRARVVEIDLPALRERGPEDVETLARHFADVYATRYGRPSPRFDPDALRHIRAHTWPGNVRELEHWVESAIALAPDGRISAGHLPTRRGEGAPPHAAAPEGDARVALPLGLTLDEVTRRYVEAMVRACEGNKTEAAKRLGVGRNTLARALRAKH; from the coding sequence ATGCTGGACACTGCTCCGCTATCCATGTCGCGCCTCTCGCTGCTCGTCGATCTCGCCTCCCTCCTCGCCCGGGAGGTCGACTTCGACGCCCTCCTCGGCACGGCGTGCGAGCGGCTCGCGAAGGCGCTCCGCGCCGACCGGGCGACGATTTGGCTCGTCGACGCCGAGCGCGGCGACCTCGTGACGCGCGTCGCCCTGCTGCCCGAGCTCCCCTCGCTCAGGCAGCCGCTCGAGCGCGGCATCGCGGGGCACGTGGCCACGACCGGACAGGTCGTGCGCGTCGACGACGCCTCGCGCGATCCGCGCTTCGATCCGTCGGCGGACCGGGCGACGGGCTACACGACGCGCTCGATGCTCGTCGCGCCCATCCGCGAGGACGGCGCCGCGCCGGTCCGCGGCGTCGTCCAGCTGCTGAACCGCGCAGGCGCGCCCTTCGACGACGAGGACCAGCGCTACCTCGTCGCGCTCGCGACGCAGCTCGCCCGCGCCCTCTCGCTGACGACGCTCCGCGCTGCCGAGGGCGGCGGTCCGGGGGTCGTGCTGCAGGGGCCGTTCAACCGGATCGTCGGCCGGAGCGAGCGGCTGGCCGCCGTGTACGAGAAGGTCCAGCTCGCGGCCCAGACCGACGCGACCGTGCTCCTCCGCGGGGAGACGGGCACCGGCAAGAGCCTGTTCGCCCGGGCGATCCACGTCAACTCGCGGCGCCAGACGAAGCCGTTCGTCACCGTCGACTGCACGACGCTGCCAGCGCAGCTCGTCGAGAGCGAGCTCTTCGGCCACGAGCGGGGGGCGTTCACCGGCGCGGACCGGCGCGTGCCGGGCAAGGTGGAGCTCGCCGAGGGCGGCACGCTGTTCCTCGACGAGCTCGGGGACCTGCCGCTCGACATCCAGGGCAAGCTCCTCCGCTTCCTGCAGGACCGCTCGTTCGAGCGCGTCGGCGGTCGCCAGTCGCTCCGCGCCGACGTGCGCGTCGTGTGCGCCACGCACTGCGACCTCGAGAGCGCGGTCGCCGAGGGGCGCTTCCGGAAGGACCTCTACTACCGCGCGCGCGTCGTCGAGATCGATCTGCCGGCCCTGCGCGAGCGCGGCCCCGAGGACGTCGAGACGCTGGCCCGGCACTTCGCGGACGTCTACGCGACGAGGTACGGCAGGCCGTCGCCGCGCTTCGATCCGGACGCGCTCCGCCACATCCGCGCTCATACGTGGCCAGGCAACGTGCGCGAGCTCGAGCACTGGGTCGAGAGCGCCATCGCCCTCGCGCCGGACGGCCGCATCTCCGCGGGGCACCTCCCGACGCGGCGGGGCGAAGGCGCCCCGCCGCACGCCGCCGCGCCCGAGGGCGACGCGCGGGTGGCGCTGCCGCTCGGGCTCACCCTCGACGAGGTGACGCGGCGCTACGTCGAGGCGATGGTCCGGGCGTGCGAGGGGAACAAGACGGAAGCGGCGAAGCGGCTCGGCGTCGGCAGGAACACCCTGGCGCGCGCGCTCCGCGCGAAGCACTGA
- a CDS encoding DUF4175 family protein, whose protein sequence is MDNEAPALSIARLRSVWDAEVGPSARRALTAAACAGLFGAAHVARVGSPLARGLAGAGLALLLAAIAARAVLVRRRRGDARRTVREIIGRTDEALGAATLRALTLADRAAADDRVGSPELAGLHLRRLLGRASQARIIARARQAATRWAGAGLALGAAALAAAAIEPSRVVEGLDVLAARGGEAPLDLPWIEEVEMTAAPPEYLHQGAEELLPFAPTMQPRGTVITVRGRPVRAGRALVLTDGGAEVPFVDDGKGAVVARWTLGESTTLQAAARFGRVRVRQADAQRVVSIPDDAPRVTLEGAPRTVKLLDEPSIPLRYEITDDHGLREVNLVLRAGAKEERRVLSRPAADAKVDRGGYELRARDPFFRRTYVPVEVRIEARDNDPIEGPKWGRSEAILVVPPQVGEPEARRYAALVKARDALTDLLADRIGQRTPEAGGAAAHAAHEAEVQATARAVVEAALSADHGGLRVRGRIASLARGQLARLDAALAAERKSTTRAAHQGLLDETEGALLAFDAGLRGLGHRDARAVAQRLADVADEAAAAAELLGSGDREGGEVRLEAAVTVLGGGGVELGKLGELGLDLGEIVANDLRRIARARGVGDWLHTELSARDLAARLRRPEPSFGGGGRGGVESGAPRGPDPGDASNADESVAQSERDLEELARDHAAETNAVAEELSRASRPEDIAALREEAKKHAEAIREAVRDLPQPGAAPGSAESAAAAGREQAEAMAGALEQGRPGEAVTSGRGAMRSLGDAKRLGAQAGGFFPEERAAREAAEAQQPLAEELAWAEEALRKLRQAAAERARDGLGKSSQREGSLADRARDLRKRGERGDGRMPEETLDRLDEAEQAMRDAQRALAEGDGEGGNERQRDAQRLLEMSSSEDQGQEGDAESEGERNMARKADIPDKDKHKGPEEFRRRVLEGLGGTSEPRLREAVKRYAEGLLK, encoded by the coding sequence ATGGATAACGAGGCGCCGGCCCTGTCCATCGCGCGGCTGCGCTCCGTCTGGGATGCGGAGGTAGGCCCCTCCGCGCGGCGCGCGCTCACCGCGGCGGCCTGCGCAGGGCTGTTCGGCGCGGCGCACGTGGCGCGCGTGGGGTCCCCTCTCGCCCGCGGGCTCGCCGGCGCCGGGCTCGCGCTGCTGCTCGCGGCGATCGCCGCGCGGGCCGTCCTCGTGCGGCGGCGGCGCGGCGACGCCCGGCGCACGGTGCGCGAGATCATCGGCCGCACGGACGAGGCGCTCGGCGCTGCGACCCTGCGGGCGCTCACGCTCGCGGATCGCGCCGCGGCCGACGATCGCGTCGGCTCGCCGGAGCTCGCCGGCCTGCACCTCCGGCGGCTGCTCGGCCGCGCCTCGCAGGCGCGCATCATCGCGCGCGCGCGACAGGCGGCGACGCGGTGGGCGGGCGCGGGCCTCGCCCTCGGCGCGGCGGCGCTCGCGGCGGCGGCGATCGAGCCGTCGCGCGTCGTCGAGGGGCTCGACGTCCTCGCCGCCCGCGGCGGCGAGGCTCCCCTCGATCTGCCGTGGATCGAGGAGGTCGAGATGACGGCGGCGCCCCCCGAGTACCTGCACCAGGGCGCGGAGGAGCTCCTGCCGTTCGCGCCGACGATGCAGCCGCGAGGGACCGTGATCACGGTGCGCGGCCGCCCCGTCCGCGCGGGGCGCGCGCTCGTGCTGACGGACGGCGGCGCCGAGGTGCCGTTCGTCGACGACGGCAAGGGCGCCGTGGTCGCCCGCTGGACGCTCGGCGAGTCGACGACCCTCCAGGCGGCCGCGCGCTTCGGGCGGGTGCGCGTCCGGCAGGCCGACGCGCAGCGCGTCGTGTCGATCCCGGACGACGCGCCGCGCGTCACGCTCGAGGGCGCGCCGCGCACGGTGAAGCTCCTCGACGAGCCCAGCATCCCGCTCCGCTACGAGATCACCGACGATCACGGCCTGCGCGAGGTCAATCTCGTCCTGCGCGCCGGAGCGAAGGAGGAGCGGCGGGTGCTCTCGCGGCCGGCGGCGGACGCGAAGGTCGATCGCGGAGGCTACGAGCTCCGGGCGCGCGATCCCTTCTTCCGCAGGACGTACGTGCCCGTCGAGGTGCGGATCGAGGCGCGGGACAACGATCCGATCGAGGGCCCGAAGTGGGGCAGGAGCGAGGCGATCCTGGTCGTCCCGCCGCAGGTGGGCGAGCCCGAGGCGCGGCGCTACGCCGCGCTCGTGAAGGCGCGCGACGCCCTCACGGATCTGCTCGCCGACCGCATCGGCCAGAGGACGCCGGAGGCGGGCGGCGCGGCGGCTCACGCGGCGCACGAGGCCGAGGTGCAGGCGACCGCCAGGGCGGTGGTCGAGGCGGCGCTCTCCGCGGATCACGGCGGGCTGCGGGTGCGGGGGCGCATCGCGTCGCTCGCCCGAGGTCAGCTGGCCCGGCTCGACGCGGCGCTCGCCGCCGAGCGGAAGTCGACGACCCGCGCGGCGCACCAGGGGCTGCTCGACGAGACCGAGGGCGCGCTGCTCGCGTTCGACGCCGGCCTGCGCGGCCTGGGCCACCGCGACGCCCGGGCCGTCGCCCAGCGGCTCGCCGACGTCGCGGACGAGGCGGCGGCTGCGGCCGAGCTGCTGGGCAGCGGCGACCGCGAGGGCGGCGAGGTCCGCCTGGAGGCGGCCGTCACGGTGCTGGGCGGCGGGGGGGTCGAGCTCGGCAAGCTCGGCGAGCTCGGCCTCGACCTCGGCGAGATCGTCGCGAACGATCTGCGCAGGATCGCACGCGCCCGCGGCGTCGGCGACTGGCTGCACACCGAGCTTTCGGCGCGCGACCTCGCGGCGCGGCTCAGGCGGCCGGAGCCTTCGTTCGGCGGCGGCGGCCGCGGCGGGGTGGAGTCGGGCGCGCCGCGCGGGCCCGACCCCGGGGACGCGTCGAACGCCGACGAGAGCGTCGCCCAGAGCGAGCGGGATCTCGAGGAGCTCGCGCGCGATCACGCCGCCGAGACGAACGCTGTCGCCGAGGAGCTCTCGCGCGCGTCGCGGCCCGAGGACATCGCGGCGCTCCGGGAGGAGGCGAAGAAGCACGCGGAGGCGATCCGCGAGGCCGTGCGGGACCTGCCGCAGCCGGGCGCGGCGCCGGGCTCGGCCGAGTCCGCCGCGGCGGCTGGCAGGGAGCAGGCCGAGGCGATGGCCGGCGCGCTGGAGCAGGGCCGGCCCGGGGAAGCGGTGACGAGCGGCCGTGGCGCGATGCGCTCGCTGGGCGACGCCAAGCGGCTCGGCGCGCAAGCCGGCGGCTTCTTCCCCGAGGAGCGCGCCGCTCGCGAGGCCGCCGAGGCGCAGCAGCCGCTCGCCGAGGAGCTCGCCTGGGCCGAGGAGGCGCTGCGCAAGCTGCGGCAGGCGGCGGCGGAGCGGGCGCGGGACGGCCTCGGGAAGTCGAGCCAGCGCGAGGGCTCGCTCGCCGACCGCGCGCGCGATCTCCGCAAGCGGGGCGAGCGCGGCGACGGCCGCATGCCGGAGGAGACGCTCGATCGCCTCGACGAGGCCGAGCAGGCGATGCGCGACGCCCAGCGCGCCCTCGCCGAGGGGGACGGCGAGGGCGGCAACGAGCGCCAGCGCGACGCGCAGCGGCTGCTCGAGATGTCGAGCAGCGAGGACCAGGGTCAGGAGGGCGACGCCGAGTCGGAAGGGGAGCGGAACATGGCGAGGAAGGCCGACATCCCGGACAAGGACAAGCACAAGGGCCCCGAGGAGTTCCGCCGTCGCGTGCTCGAGGGGCTCGGGGGGACCTCGGAGCCGCGGCTGCGAGAGGCGGTCAAGCGTTACGCGGAGGGGCTCCTGAAATGA
- a CDS encoding GNAT family N-acetyltransferase, whose protein sequence is MEKVYSAARIQPEEHRDVLAQLWKENLAHGEVSQELVERRMRWFQEQNPAGPPRTWMGFHGPEREIIGSGSFYPRDLYVDGRKLKAGVLGDFGVTKAHRIAGAAMSIQRELARGCRDAGVDFVFGFPNKASFPIFQRAGYKKIADSIIWVRPLMAAYKLNELAASSAGEQRSTVSTVVQRVAERAASAVPHPRWRALWEAAEPGAAPAPLAQALSTAAERVVQRATVKPDNLLVRAAGSAIDASMALRDTAALLAKGSRVRTELVDAADHRFDALWSRAKPWPIVGERSAQFLNWRYAQLGNARYRFFCMLDRHDGRLLGYAVYSVRNNKVEVSDLFCEDNGPTFDALLLEFCQAMRREGHVSVGMLLVTPPSFSARLRALGFFSRPHPPNVGSRWLIVHLDPAFPDELRRVLLDAESWFMTDGELDV, encoded by the coding sequence ATGGAGAAGGTCTACAGCGCCGCCCGCATCCAGCCGGAAGAGCACAGGGACGTCCTCGCGCAGCTCTGGAAAGAGAACCTCGCCCACGGCGAGGTATCGCAGGAGCTCGTGGAGCGGCGGATGCGCTGGTTCCAGGAGCAGAACCCGGCCGGCCCCCCGCGGACCTGGATGGGCTTTCACGGACCGGAGCGGGAGATCATCGGGAGCGGCTCGTTCTACCCGCGCGATCTGTACGTCGACGGGCGCAAGCTCAAGGCCGGCGTCCTCGGCGATTTCGGCGTGACCAAGGCGCACCGCATCGCGGGGGCCGCCATGAGCATCCAGCGAGAGCTCGCGAGGGGTTGCCGCGACGCCGGGGTCGATTTCGTGTTCGGCTTCCCCAACAAGGCCTCATTCCCGATCTTCCAGCGCGCCGGCTACAAGAAGATCGCCGATTCCATCATCTGGGTCCGGCCCCTCATGGCGGCGTACAAGCTGAACGAGCTCGCGGCCTCGTCGGCCGGCGAGCAGCGGAGCACCGTGAGCACGGTGGTGCAGCGGGTCGCCGAGCGGGCCGCGTCGGCGGTCCCCCACCCTCGCTGGCGCGCGCTCTGGGAGGCGGCGGAGCCGGGCGCCGCGCCCGCCCCGCTCGCGCAGGCGCTATCGACCGCGGCGGAGCGCGTCGTCCAGCGGGCGACCGTGAAGCCGGACAACCTCCTGGTCCGGGCCGCGGGGAGCGCCATCGACGCCTCGATGGCGCTCCGGGACACCGCCGCGCTGCTCGCGAAGGGGAGCCGCGTGCGCACCGAGCTGGTGGACGCCGCCGATCACCGCTTCGACGCCCTCTGGTCGCGGGCGAAGCCCTGGCCGATCGTCGGCGAGCGGAGCGCCCAGTTCCTGAACTGGCGCTATGCGCAGCTCGGCAACGCCCGATACCGCTTCTTCTGCATGCTCGACAGGCACGACGGGCGGCTGCTCGGCTACGCCGTCTACTCGGTGCGGAACAACAAGGTCGAGGTCAGCGACCTGTTCTGCGAGGACAACGGCCCCACGTTCGACGCCCTGCTGCTCGAGTTCTGCCAGGCGATGCGGCGAGAGGGGCATGTCTCTGTGGGCATGCTCCTCGTGACGCCCCCTTCGTTCAGCGCCCGCCTGCGGGCGCTCGGGTTCTTCTCCCGGCCCCACCCGCCGAACGTCGGCTCGCGGTGGCTCATCGTACACCTCGATCCCGCCTTCCCCGACGAGCTGCGGCGCGTGCTGCTCGACGCGGAGAGCTGGTTCATGACCGACGGCGAGCTCGACGTCTGA
- a CDS encoding DsbA family protein, with product MSRRAIAAVAWLSLLFALACSSALPPPSPDASQAKTSGAPARQPGPAADPGAALDDVMVADGDPGPVPVTRADPARGSRLAPVTIVVFSDFECPFCKHLGRTLGQIEQRYGSERLRIVWKNFPLAFHKQARPTAEAAMAVFAHAGPKAFWAFHDAIFTADERLSAELEATALRRAGVTPGQIQQLVQQSGAAQKVDADMALAGRLGVNGTPASFINGVLLVGAQPAERFAEIIDAQLAAAQALRAEGTPPERIYAALAKKNFAPPAEEPDDAEEEGDGGVVHLVPIGDSPVRGADTALVTMVLFSDYQCPFCRRVTPTVEKLRAQYGDKLRVVWKDNPLPFHPRAEPAAELAREARAQKGNDAFWQANDRLLAGEAALDDAALEAVAADLRLNVTAVKRAVASHKHAAKIEADVDLADDLGAQGTPYFFINGRSLVGAQPIEKFQAIIDEEIAKAEAMVVAGTPRAKVYEAIQKQAVPPAPPPKVSLPPVPKGHPSKGAAAGKVVIQEFSDFQCPFCARAAATMDELIKAFPGKVRVVYRHLPLPFHPEAQLAAEAAMEALAQKGPAGFWKMHDLLFKAHDASNLDRAALEQHAASLGLDAARFAKALDEHTHRAAVEADAQAARSAGITGTPGFVINGYLVSGAQPLAKFKKVVRRALGEAN from the coding sequence ATGTCCCGCCGCGCCATCGCCGCCGTCGCCTGGCTCTCATTGCTGTTCGCCCTGGCTTGCAGCTCCGCGCTGCCGCCGCCCTCTCCGGACGCCTCGCAGGCGAAGACCAGCGGCGCCCCTGCGCGGCAGCCGGGCCCAGCCGCAGATCCGGGAGCCGCGCTCGATGATGTGATGGTCGCGGACGGCGACCCCGGTCCGGTGCCTGTGACCCGCGCGGATCCGGCGCGCGGCAGCCGGCTCGCGCCCGTGACGATCGTCGTGTTCTCCGATTTCGAGTGCCCCTTCTGCAAGCATCTGGGCCGCACGCTCGGGCAGATCGAGCAGCGGTACGGCTCGGAGCGGCTGCGGATCGTGTGGAAGAACTTCCCGCTCGCCTTCCACAAACAGGCCCGGCCGACGGCCGAGGCCGCGATGGCGGTGTTCGCGCACGCTGGTCCCAAGGCCTTCTGGGCGTTCCATGACGCCATCTTCACGGCCGACGAGCGGCTCTCGGCGGAGCTCGAGGCCACCGCGCTCCGGCGGGCCGGGGTGACCCCCGGCCAGATCCAGCAGCTCGTCCAGCAGAGCGGGGCGGCGCAGAAGGTCGACGCCGACATGGCGCTCGCCGGGCGGCTCGGCGTGAACGGCACGCCGGCGTCGTTCATCAACGGCGTCCTCCTCGTCGGCGCGCAGCCGGCGGAGCGGTTCGCCGAGATCATCGACGCGCAGCTCGCCGCGGCGCAGGCGCTCCGCGCCGAGGGGACGCCGCCGGAGCGGATCTACGCGGCGCTCGCGAAGAAGAACTTCGCCCCTCCTGCGGAGGAGCCCGACGACGCCGAAGAGGAAGGCGACGGCGGCGTTGTGCACCTCGTGCCCATCGGGGACTCGCCCGTGCGCGGCGCGGATACGGCGCTCGTCACGATGGTGCTGTTCAGCGACTATCAGTGTCCGTTCTGCAGGCGGGTCACGCCGACGGTCGAGAAGCTCAGGGCGCAGTACGGCGACAAGCTGCGCGTCGTCTGGAAGGACAACCCGCTCCCGTTCCACCCCCGGGCCGAGCCCGCTGCAGAGCTCGCGCGCGAGGCCCGCGCCCAGAAGGGAAACGACGCCTTCTGGCAGGCCAACGATCGCCTGCTCGCCGGCGAGGCCGCCCTCGACGACGCCGCCCTCGAGGCCGTCGCCGCGGACCTCCGGCTGAACGTCACCGCGGTGAAGCGCGCCGTCGCCTCGCACAAGCACGCCGCCAAGATCGAGGCCGACGTGGATCTCGCCGACGATCTCGGCGCCCAGGGGACCCCGTACTTCTTCATCAACGGCCGAAGCCTCGTCGGCGCGCAGCCGATCGAGAAGTTCCAGGCGATCATCGACGAGGAGATCGCCAAGGCGGAGGCGATGGTCGTGGCGGGGACGCCGCGCGCGAAGGTCTACGAGGCCATCCAGAAGCAGGCGGTCCCGCCGGCGCCGCCGCCGAAGGTGTCCCTGCCGCCGGTGCCCAAGGGCCACCCCAGCAAGGGCGCGGCCGCGGGCAAGGTGGTCATCCAGGAGTTCTCCGATTTCCAGTGCCCTTTTTGCGCGCGCGCCGCCGCCACGATGGATGAGCTCATCAAGGCGTTCCCGGGCAAGGTCCGCGTGGTCTACCGCCACCTGCCGCTCCCCTTCCACCCGGAGGCGCAGCTGGCCGCCGAGGCGGCCATGGAAGCGCTCGCGCAGAAGGGGCCGGCCGGCTTCTGGAAGATGCACGACCTGCTCTTCAAGGCCCACGACGCCTCGAACCTCGACCGCGCGGCCCTGGAGCAGCACGCCGCGAGCCTCGGGCTCGACGCGGCGCGCTTCGCGAAGGCGCTCGACGAGCACACCCATCGCGCCGCCGTCGAGGCCGACGCGCAGGCCGCGCGGAGCGCCGGCATCACCGGGACTCCCGGGTTCGTGATCAACGGTTACCTGGTCAGCGGAGCCCAGCCGCTCGCGAAATTCAAGAAGGTAGTTCGGCGCGCCCTCGGCGAAGCGAACTGA
- a CDS encoding DUF6882 domain-containing protein encodes MPKPRGRGTSAEPRRTVKASSGSARARRQGKAGERAGAKAGPPAALRDRQERAPASSRARPRKAKAATSLAETAVVKRPAAPEKRAAAERPAAPKGRPPRARAGDQASAAPPKRRPRNAKAKSGADDAELSPPRPPELDWDDTPSESAEEVLAQRWAARGEELFQQLEGHGAALHEYRADLKEGRFVWIAPNGRVSAEASARLLCSWSCATSVLVMAWADPLVSGAEIERIDGMPAEQDGVDEQGAWQIAMRAADACNAAYLYRVSSPQAWYFLALDGLTFSPKRTSFHPGAPVGLVLRAIGEVREAIASRAEPADVVRDRISALSDSLFHQARYAYRDTDWVARLDRTGSCLSHLAKRIPRAGFSAIAAGQRIDEWLERELALELINALSLIEDEWSLFG; translated from the coding sequence ATGCCCAAACCGCGCGGTCGAGGGACATCGGCCGAACCCAGGCGCACCGTCAAGGCATCGAGCGGATCCGCGCGCGCGCGGCGTCAGGGCAAGGCGGGCGAGCGCGCGGGCGCGAAGGCGGGCCCGCCGGCCGCGCTGCGCGACAGGCAGGAGCGGGCGCCCGCGAGCTCGCGAGCCAGGCCCAGGAAGGCGAAGGCCGCGACCTCGCTCGCGGAGACCGCCGTCGTGAAGCGACCGGCGGCGCCGGAGAAGCGCGCCGCGGCCGAGCGACCGGCGGCGCCGAAGGGGCGGCCCCCGAGAGCGCGCGCCGGCGATCAGGCCAGCGCCGCGCCTCCGAAGCGGCGGCCCCGGAACGCGAAGGCGAAGAGCGGAGCGGACGACGCGGAGCTCTCGCCGCCCCGGCCGCCTGAGCTCGACTGGGACGACACGCCGTCCGAGAGCGCCGAGGAGGTCCTCGCCCAGCGCTGGGCGGCGCGGGGTGAGGAGCTCTTCCAGCAGCTCGAGGGCCACGGCGCCGCGCTCCACGAGTACCGCGCCGATCTCAAGGAGGGGCGCTTCGTCTGGATCGCGCCGAACGGGCGCGTGTCCGCCGAGGCGAGCGCGCGCCTCCTGTGCAGCTGGTCGTGCGCGACCTCGGTCCTGGTCATGGCGTGGGCCGACCCGCTCGTCAGCGGCGCCGAGATCGAGCGCATCGACGGGATGCCCGCGGAGCAGGACGGCGTCGACGAGCAAGGCGCCTGGCAGATCGCGATGAGGGCGGCCGACGCCTGCAACGCCGCATACCTCTATCGCGTGTCCTCGCCGCAGGCCTGGTACTTCCTCGCGCTCGACGGGCTGACGTTCTCACCGAAGCGCACCTCGTTCCATCCCGGCGCGCCGGTCGGCCTCGTGCTGCGCGCCATCGGCGAGGTGCGCGAGGCGATCGCGTCCCGCGCCGAGCCCGCCGACGTCGTCCGCGACAGGATCTCGGCGCTCAGCGACTCGCTGTTCCACCAGGCCAGATATGCCTATCGCGACACCGACTGGGTCGCGCGCCTCGATCGGACCGGCTCGTGCCTCTCGCACCTCGCGAAGCGCATCCCGCGCGCGGGCTTCAGCGCGATCGCCGCGGGCCAGCGCATCGACGAGTGGCTCGAGCGCGAGCTCGCGCTCGAGCTGATCAACGCGCTCTCGCTCATCGAGGACGAGTGGAGCCTGTTCGGTTGA